One stretch of Candidatus Binatia bacterium DNA includes these proteins:
- a CDS encoding endonuclease domain-containing protein, which translates to MTDVEKLLWSRIRGRQLKGFQVYRQKPVGSFIVDFYCPKANLVIELDGGQHYSEAIRGEDH; encoded by the coding sequence ATGACGGACGTTGAAAAATTGCTTTGGTCGAGGATAAGAGGAAGACAACTCAAGGGCTTTCAGGTTTATCGACAGAAGCCGGTAGGTAGTTTCATCGTTGATTTTTACTGTCCTAAGGCAAATCTGGTCATCGAGCTGGATGGAGGGCAGCACTATTCTGAGGCAATCAGAGGAGAAGATCATTGA
- a CDS encoding DUF559 domain-containing protein produces MESVGLRVLRFSDREVFENLDGVLEKIWSDA; encoded by the coding sequence ATGGAGAGCGTAGGATTAAGAGTCTTGCGATTTTCGGATAGAGAAGTTTTTGAGAATTTGGATGGAGTACTTGAAAAGATATGGAGCGATGCGTGA
- a CDS encoding UbiD family decarboxylase, producing the protein MLWQDLREYLTRLEQLGELKRVNGADWEEDIGGITELMVERRGPALLFDEIKDYPKGYRVAANLFNTISRTAVAFGLDPDPSLGSVAQRSAKLMAELRPIAPEVIRSGPIQKNVLTGAEIDLYKFPTPKWHENDGGRYIGTGCCVIQQDPESGFTNVGAYRVAIHDKKTCAIFIEHGKHGDVIRRKYWSAAKKCPVVVSVGQEPILPALAGSRFYYSPEGVSELEVAGYLHKSPYPVFKGEFTGLPIPAFGEIAIEGFIPSAEEVMVPEGPFGEWTGYYAHGRRPETIIEVKAIYHRNDPIIFGAPPSRPIGGDYFANLGNEDLESMGRLEKAGIPGVKGIFTLAKPRLRALGLKQMYAGHVDDVIRVLVPGGEQYAGNAIWILVDDDIDITNTEEVLWAVATRCAPEHAVKVIAGTAVWQLDPRIPPADRSGPDKGGRKRYSAHNLVINACRPYEWIGDFPPVAVNSPELRQRIFTKWKNLFEET; encoded by the coding sequence ATGCTTTGGCAAGATCTGCGCGAGTATCTGACCCGGCTCGAACAACTGGGTGAGCTGAAAAGAGTCAACGGCGCCGACTGGGAGGAGGACATCGGCGGCATCACGGAGCTGATGGTCGAGCGGCGCGGGCCCGCGCTGCTTTTCGATGAAATCAAAGATTATCCCAAGGGCTACCGCGTCGCGGCGAATTTATTCAACACGATCAGCCGCACCGCCGTCGCATTCGGCCTGGACCCCGATCCTTCATTGGGGAGTGTAGCGCAACGGAGCGCCAAGCTGATGGCCGAGCTGCGCCCGATCGCGCCCGAGGTCATACGTTCCGGTCCGATCCAGAAAAACGTTTTGACCGGCGCCGAGATCGATCTCTACAAATTCCCAACTCCTAAGTGGCATGAAAACGACGGCGGGCGTTACATCGGCACCGGATGCTGCGTCATTCAGCAGGACCCGGAGAGCGGCTTTACCAATGTCGGCGCCTATCGCGTCGCCATTCATGACAAAAAAACCTGCGCGATTTTTATCGAGCACGGCAAGCACGGGGACGTAATCCGGCGCAAGTATTGGTCCGCCGCGAAGAAATGTCCGGTGGTCGTGTCGGTCGGCCAAGAGCCGATTTTGCCGGCGCTGGCCGGCTCGAGATTTTACTACTCGCCGGAGGGCGTCTCGGAGCTCGAGGTCGCCGGCTATCTCCACAAAAGCCCCTATCCGGTTTTCAAAGGAGAGTTCACCGGTCTGCCCATCCCTGCGTTCGGCGAGATCGCCATCGAAGGTTTCATTCCATCTGCCGAGGAAGTGATGGTGCCCGAGGGACCTTTCGGTGAGTGGACCGGTTACTACGCCCATGGACGCCGGCCGGAGACGATCATCGAGGTCAAGGCGATCTATCATCGAAACGATCCGATCATTTTTGGCGCGCCGCCGTCCCGGCCGATCGGCGGCGACTATTTCGCCAACTTGGGAAACGAAGATCTCGAATCGATGGGCCGGCTGGAAAAAGCGGGCATCCCGGGCGTCAAGGGGATTTTTACTCTGGCCAAGCCGAGACTCCGCGCCTTGGGCTTGAAGCAGATGTACGCCGGTCACGTGGACGATGTCATTCGCGTGCTGGTTCCGGGCGGCGAGCAGTACGCCGGCAATGCTATCTGGATCCTGGTTGACGACGATATCGACATCACGAATACGGAAGAAGTTCTCTGGGCCGTCGCCACGCGCTGCGCTCCCGAACACGCCGTCAAGGTCATCGCCGGGACTGCGGTCTGGCAGCTCGATCCCAGGATTCCGCCGGCAGACCGTTCCGGCCCCGATAAAGGCGGAAGAAAGCGCTATAGCGCGCACAACCTCGTGATCAATGCCTGTCGGCCTTACGAGTGGATCGGTGATTTCCCGCCGGTGGCGGTCAACAGCCCAGAGCTGCGGCAGCGAATTTTCACAAAATGGAAGAACCTGTTCGAAGAAACGTGA
- a CDS encoding Gfo/Idh/MocA family oxidoreductase translates to MSKVLRLGFAGLGMAAGRLIPEISRLPYIKLTAAADLRAHALGRFRQEFNAEVYESVEEMCESPNVDAIYVATPHEFHARHAIAALKRRKHVIVEKPMAISMAEAEAMNAAAEENGVKLMSGHTHSFDPPIRKMREIIKSGALGRLLMISSSYYKDHIYRPFPDHDIRMSRGVVLNQGPHQVDIVRLLAGGMVQRVRAMAQVGNPSRPGEGHYACYLEFEDAVPASLVYSGYAYFDTGELIWGIGEGGEQKDPERHVKARKFFNSLGSEPERTQRLEARLEEWRYGGSKPGAWAGGDSGERKQHQPFFGLTVVTCEKGDIRQSPDGLFLYDDEGKREICLPKGVDAREAELREFYEGIMNDRPIFHDGRWGQATLEVCLAILQSAAERREITMSHQVPVPGAG, encoded by the coding sequence TTGTCTAAGGTTTTGAGGTTGGGATTTGCCGGTCTCGGCATGGCGGCGGGCCGGCTCATCCCGGAGATCTCCCGGCTGCCTTATATTAAACTCACGGCGGCCGCGGATCTGCGCGCGCACGCCCTGGGGCGTTTTCGCCAGGAATTCAACGCCGAGGTCTACGAGAGCGTCGAGGAGATGTGCGAAAGCCCTAACGTCGATGCGATCTATGTGGCCACGCCGCATGAGTTCCATGCCCGGCACGCGATCGCGGCGCTCAAGAGACGCAAGCATGTGATCGTGGAAAAGCCGATGGCGATCTCGATGGCAGAGGCGGAGGCGATGAATGCGGCGGCCGAAGAAAACGGCGTCAAGCTCATGTCGGGCCACACCCATAGCTTCGATCCGCCGATCAGAAAGATGCGCGAGATCATCAAGAGCGGAGCGCTCGGCAGGCTGCTCATGATCAGCAGCAGTTATTACAAGGACCACATCTACAGACCTTTTCCCGATCATGACATTCGGATGAGTCGAGGGGTGGTTTTGAATCAGGGACCGCACCAGGTCGATATCGTGCGTCTCTTAGCCGGCGGCATGGTGCAGCGCGTGCGTGCGATGGCTCAAGTCGGCAATCCGTCCCGTCCGGGCGAGGGCCATTACGCCTGCTACCTCGAGTTTGAAGACGCCGTGCCCGCGAGCTTGGTCTACAGCGGCTACGCCTACTTCGACACCGGTGAACTCATTTGGGGAATTGGCGAAGGAGGCGAACAGAAGGACCCGGAGAGACACGTGAAAGCCAGGAAATTTTTTAACTCTCTTGGGAGTGAGCCGGAAAGAACGCAACGGTTGGAAGCCCGCCTCGAAGAATGGCGCTACGGAGGTTCGAAACCGGGAGCGTGGGCCGGCGGCGACAGCGGCGAACGCAAACAGCATCAGCCATTTTTTGGCTTGACCGTCGTCACCTGTGAGAAAGGAGATATCCGTCAGTCGCCCGACGGTCTTTTCCTCTACGACGATGAAGGCAAGAGGGAAATATGCCTTCCCAAAGGGGTAGATGCCAGAGAGGCTGAATTGCGGGAGTTCTACGAAGGCATTATGAATGATCGACCGATCTTCCACGACGGCCGGTGGGGCCAGGCGACGTTGGAAGTATGCCTGGCCATTTTACAATCCGCCGCTGAGCGGCGCGAGATCACGATGTCGCATCAGGTTCCGGTTCCGGGAGCCGGGTGA